ATATTgtatgtattatatatatacaaacacACACATAATATGATGAATGAGTTGAATATAGTTTTTGAAACAATATGgcaaaacaacaaaagaaatttAGAGGAGTGAGACAACGGCGATGGGGCTCATGGGTCTCCGAAATTCGTCATCCTCTTCTGTAGTTTTCCTTCACTCTTTTCTAATACTCACTAAACCCTAAAACCAATATGTAtgtttaatttcttcttttttttgtgtATTTAATTTTGTAGGAAGAGAAGGGTTTGGTTGGGAACGTTTGAGACGGCCGAAGATGCCGCTCGAGCCTACGATGAGGCTGCCGTTCTCATGAACGGTCGAACTGCAAAAACAAACTTTCCAATGTCGACTGTCATGGTCAGGAACGAATCTAGAAATTTTTGTAAGTACATAagcaaaattttattatattagaAATTGTGCGTCTTTCATAAGTCTTgaactatattttaaaaagtataacaaagtgaattaaaatatttataaatatagtaaaacgatgttgtttataaatttaaattttataatattctATCTCCATCAGCTTCATTTTCGTCATTATCGACAATTCTCAACTCTAAACTTCGCAAGGGTTATTGGAAATCTCTTCCTCCTTTTTTGACTTGCCTTCGTCTCGACACCGAGAATTGTCGCATTGGCGTTTGGCAGAGGCGTACAGGACGCTATCGAGTGGTCGACTCGAACTGGTTGATGATGGTGGAGCTTGATGAGAAGAAGAACGACGACGGTTACCAAGTAACAACAGATGAGTTGTTGGAAAATGGTGTGGAAGATGATCATCAAGTGAGAGTTTCAGACGATGGAGCAGGAAGTTTAGACGAGGAAGAAAGAGCTGCTCTGCAAATGATTGAAGAACTTTTAAATAAGATATAGACGAGTAATCATAAAGCTTTTTCAAGAATGATTTCTAAATCTAAACATAAACTAttacatgtttttctttttaaccaaAAATTTAATTACATATGGAGATCTGCTTTGTTTTATGTTCTGAATTATATAGATAATTtgcatgtgtatatatatatatagatcataaaatattaaatatcaaTACATGCATGGAGTTGTGGATTATCATTTTTATAAAACATCATGAGAGCATATACTATTCATCAATtcgtattatgtattatttcaattttggtcttttttttcttccttctatGATCAGTATAAGGGCCATTCGGAATGGATCAAAAATTAATTACTAACTAAGACTAAGACATGCATTCATAGTCGTCAAGATTTTCAATCCTAATGTATTGTTTTAAGTTTGCTAAACCATAAATTCCAAGACGGTTGATCTTAAATCAATTTTAGTCGATTTCATTGCAATTAGTCGTTTATAGTTAGATTTTTGGGTTTTTGGTTTATGACTTGTGTGAGTTAGATTTAAACAAGTTTCAAAATAATTGGGAAAAGTGATAATGTGACCAACTATCTTTTATATTACTTGAAAATATGTGGAAACAAAAATACAATTTAGATGTGatataagaaaaaatatatatagatttatgATCATCTTTACACACCTTATATTTATATGGATAAAAACCCAATGCATTGTGAAAAGTAGCTTAAACATATAGCTCAAAATTGTATCACACacaatctaaaatttaatttctattaaaATTTAGGAAATTTCAATCAATGCTAGAAATTTTATGATGGGATACAAGATCGATATTCTTGTTTAAGTTGGGTATAAAAAGAGAAATCATGTGCTAAAAAATATGTTACAATTATAGTTTATTATCTTGTACATAGAAAATCAACGCGTATGTTTTAGGTGATTTATGGGTTAAAAGGTAAAATGatataaagaaaacaaaaagctACTCGATAGAAAAGTGATAATAAACATGCAAGCATTTGAGCCAAGAGAGTAAATTGAGCTTAAGAAAGAGGGTTAATCGAGCTTTGAGCCGGCCTTAACCTAGGCCAAAAGGATGAAGTGGAGGTCAACCCTTTCCATTTGACCATGATCAATTTGAGCCCCTTTTGTTGTGTGTTTGTGTGCACGTATTGCAagactattattaaaaaaaatatctatgAACCTCTTTGTGAGGCTATTAAGTGTCTGACATTCGGCTAGGTTATATTTATAATGTCAGGAAGCTCAAAACTGATTTATACTTAGATGAGTTTAAAGTTTGGTTATATCGAAAAGATCATCTCATAGACAAGTTGGGAGTCTTAATAAATTTGTTTGAAGTGCGTTTCAACTAATAAGTAAAAATAGTGTTAGTACATCGAGAGGAGAGGGAATATCAAACTTAGAAGGAGAGCAAGTTATTCAATAGGAGTAGGTTGTATGAGCGTTGTCGTTGAAGATGTCTAAAAAATGAGTATTTCATTGTAATCTTTAtgtctttgtttatttatttatttgtcttCTTATCATTTCTATCGAtacaatatttatatattagattcaaactattttttaattattattattgttttgttAATATGTTTAGTGTTGAAAATTTGTAATatacaaattaaacaaatttatatataaaaacctATGCAATCTAAACATGTGGTGTAATAGATAGATATCTTAACAATTAAGTTGTAGTGTGTTATCAAGAGCTCATACATCATCTTCCTTAACCACTAAGGCTTATTTGAGTAGAGTGGACCAAATCTTCTAGAAACTTAGTAAAAGTTCAATATTTTCTCTAAACTAAATTACTATttcattaaaatattattttgatatcAATTAGATAATTATAAGTACATGGACTCAATTGAACGATATTCAAAATTAACTTTCAAGGTCGTGTGAaatagtttaaattttaaaagatgttcaataatttttttgaaaaagttaGTAGCAGAGCGATTCAAACTACCTAATCGTATCGATTATcactttaaattattaatttaacgTGAAATAGGTAATTGATGCATTTAATATCTTTATGAATGGAGATATTAGTGGacctaaaataaaaaatttattatattatctAAGACAAAGCATATACGTCAACT
This region of Cucumis melo cultivar AY chromosome 7, USDA_Cmelo_AY_1.0, whole genome shotgun sequence genomic DNA includes:
- the LOC103494890 gene encoding ethylene-responsive transcription factor WIN1-like, with product MAKQQKKFRGVRQRRWGSWVSEIRHPLLKRRVWLGTFETAEDAARAYDEAAVLMNGRTAKTNFPMSTVMVRNESRNFSSFSSLSTILNSKLRKGYWKSLPPFLTCLRLDTENCRIGVWQRRTGRYRVVDSNWLMMVELDEKKNDDGYQVTTDELLENGVEDDHQVRVSDDGAGSLDEEERAALQMIEELLNKI